A region of Leptospiraceae bacterium DNA encodes the following proteins:
- a CDS encoding ABC transporter ATP-binding protein, producing MNSLLKIQNLNIIHTQSGKTILRDFRISLQRGRIHAVIGESGSGKTTLALLLFKLSHPDLNYYYDVFTLLNREYKDISKKEWLNLRGKNIILIPQNPANAFHPYRKVGVQIKEYFYLKDKKLANKPFILHILEEIGIKEAEEKLNRLPAELSGGERQRILIAVAIALKPDILVADEPTTALDSINEKNTLDLLYRLVSESGIGLLLITHDMRIVEGIADDVTVLKKGEFVENARIQAAQVLLNHPYSKSLFEGSMRYRVPGGIIE from the coding sequence TTGAACTCTTTATTAAAAATACAGAATTTAAACATAATCCATACTCAATCCGGGAAAACTATTTTAAGGGATTTTCGGATTTCTTTGCAAAGGGGAAGAATACATGCAGTAATTGGAGAATCCGGAAGTGGAAAAACAACCCTGGCACTTTTACTTTTTAAGCTAAGTCATCCGGATTTAAATTATTATTATGATGTATTTACCTTATTAAATCGGGAATATAAGGATATTTCAAAAAAAGAATGGTTGAATTTAAGAGGGAAGAATATTATTCTCATCCCTCAAAATCCGGCCAACGCTTTCCACCCTTACCGGAAAGTTGGAGTACAGATCAAAGAATATTTCTATTTGAAAGACAAAAAACTTGCAAATAAACCCTTTATCCTGCATATTTTGGAAGAGATAGGGATAAAAGAAGCAGAGGAAAAGTTAAATCGTCTTCCGGCAGAGTTGTCCGGTGGTGAAAGACAGAGAATTTTAATTGCTGTTGCCATAGCTTTGAAGCCAGATATTCTGGTGGCAGACGAGCCTACAACAGCTCTTGATTCGATTAACGAGAAAAATACATTGGATTTGCTCTATCGCCTTGTTTCAGAATCCGGGATTGGTTTACTTCTCATTACCCATGATATGAGGATTGTGGAAGGAATTGCCGATGATGTAACTGTACTAAAGAAAGGAGAATTTGTGGAAAACGCAAGGATTCAGGCCGCTCAGGTTTTATTGAATCACCCTTATTCTAAAAGCCTTTTTGAAGGCTCAATGAGATACCGGGTACCAGGAGGTATTATTGAATGA
- a CDS encoding glycosyltransferase family 2 protein yields the protein MKPKLSVAIITYNEEKNIRDCIRSCEELADEIVVLDSFSTDKTEEIVRSFPKVRFSTREFTGHIEQKNRAIELCTGDWVLSLDADERVSPELKESITAVLEKKEDYNGYRIARLTYHLGRYIRHSGWYPQMRYRLFKKGLGRWKGENPHDFLEIEGKGGKLKGDIIHFSFKDLSHQVDTINKFSSIVSYTRHKKGQKFSVFMSLLKPISKFLEIYIYKLGFLDGYPGFVIAVSSAFSTFLKYAKIYEYDKGYIQRPSNIREDYGNST from the coding sequence GTGAAGCCAAAGCTTTCAGTAGCCATCATCACTTATAATGAAGAGAAGAATATTAGAGACTGTATCCGTTCCTGTGAAGAACTGGCAGATGAAATCGTGGTTCTGGATTCGTTTAGTACCGATAAAACAGAAGAAATTGTTCGGAGTTTCCCGAAAGTCAGGTTCTCTACACGGGAATTTACCGGGCATATAGAACAAAAAAATCGAGCTATCGAACTCTGTACCGGGGACTGGGTTTTGTCTCTGGACGCAGATGAAAGAGTAAGTCCTGAGTTAAAAGAAAGCATTACGGCTGTTCTGGAGAAAAAGGAAGATTATAATGGTTACAGGATTGCCAGGTTAACCTATCATCTTGGTAGATACATCCGTCATTCAGGCTGGTACCCTCAAATGAGATATCGTCTTTTTAAAAAGGGGCTGGGACGCTGGAAAGGGGAAAATCCACATGATTTTTTGGAAATTGAGGGCAAGGGGGGGAAGTTAAAAGGAGACATCATTCATTTTAGTTTTAAAGACCTTTCTCACCAGGTTGATACCATCAATAAGTTTTCTTCTATTGTATCGTATACCCGTCATAAGAAAGGTCAGAAATTTTCCGTTTTCATGTCCTTACTAAAACCCATCAGTAAATTCTTGGAAATCTATATTTATAAGCTGGGTTTTTTAGATGGTTACCCGGGTTTTGTGATAGCTGTTTCCTCTGCTTTTTCGACGTTTTTAAAATATGCAAAAATCTATGAATATGATAAAGGATATATCCAAAGACCATCCAATATAAGGGAAGATTATGGGAATTCTACTTAA
- a CDS encoding YeeE/YedE family protein: protein MILNLFYLFAGILFGYVLILSGVSNYNVIYDMFLFKSFHLYGILGTAVGISFVFTHFLHKIRWKALLTKEEIPFPKEKPEKVHVIGGLLAGLGWSLTGACPGPALAQIGFGTLSGIYTVIGIFAGVYVFGALQKE, encoded by the coding sequence ATGATATTGAATCTTTTTTATCTCTTCGCCGGAATCTTATTTGGTTATGTATTAATTCTATCCGGGGTTTCTAATTATAATGTAATCTATGATATGTTTTTATTTAAAAGCTTTCACCTATATGGTATCTTAGGTACTGCTGTTGGAATCTCTTTTGTTTTTACCCATTTCTTACATAAGATACGCTGGAAAGCTCTCCTGACAAAAGAAGAAATTCCTTTTCCAAAAGAAAAACCGGAAAAGGTGCATGTCATCGGTGGATTGTTAGCCGGTTTAGGCTGGTCTTTAACCGGAGCCTGTCCGGGCCCTGCCCTTGCACAAATTGGATTTGGAACCTTATCCGGGATATATACAGTAATCGGAATATTCGCTGGTGTATATGTTTTTGGAGCTTTACAAAAAGAATAG
- a CDS encoding OsmC family protein has product MEINIQRKNDAVLLEATNASGNSIQIDGAEKIGGTNAGPRPMELVLMGLGGCSSMDVLSILKKKRVTLDDFKVNIQAERKENEIPAVFEKIHLNFQFKGESITEDSVKQAVELSMKKYCSVTKMLEKTADITYSITIEN; this is encoded by the coding sequence ATGGAAATTAACATTCAAAGGAAAAATGATGCAGTCTTATTGGAAGCGACTAATGCCAGCGGGAATTCTATCCAAATAGACGGTGCTGAGAAAATTGGAGGAACCAATGCCGGTCCGAGACCGATGGAACTGGTTCTTATGGGGCTTGGGGGTTGTAGCTCTATGGATGTTTTAAGCATCTTGAAAAAGAAGAGAGTTACTTTAGATGATTTTAAGGTGAATATTCAGGCCGAGAGAAAAGAAAACGAAATTCCTGCTGTCTTTGAGAAAATTCATTTAAATTTCCAATTTAAGGGAGAGAGTATTACTGAAGATTCGGTTAAGCAGGCTGTTGAATTATCGATGAAGAAATACTGTTCGGTAACTAAAATGTTAGAAAAAACGGCTGACATTACTTACTCTATTACCATAGAGAATTAA
- a CDS encoding Ig-like domain-containing protein — MKRLVYISIILMVFSSCVKKKKIPVPLFSGIAGQEEAQTSSGEAKGSGSTATGTERSSEAQLVNIVIEPVEESIAKGTKFKFKATGIYSDNSRADLSSQVTWSSDATGIANVDASGIATGASAGSCNISASLGDLSGKAKLTVSTATLTAIQVSRSDSIAAGTSVDYTAVGVFSDGTTQDLTEFVDWGSANASVATVNNSSGTKGTVTGAGAGTTTVTASYTVDGSTTSGSSSVEVKTVTVTGITIVGSVNVAKGSIIEYKAIATFSDGSTQDVTSLVNWSSSNDSTVSIVNSGITKGQASALSAGSASISASWNGVNASANLTISEASVTSLIIQPSGSLSIADGTTQQFKAIATFSDGTTQDVTDRVTWTSSTGSVASISNQLGTEGLATGYAVGSTTITAMLGSKTASATLNVSAATLQSIAISGNATVAKGGNTQLTATGTYSDGSTVDITNLVTWSSDNTNVSVSNASSDRGKAYGDNSGTSNITASLDGVSVSKVITVPVPTLQSISISGSSTIAKGGSTQLTAIGTYSDGSTVDLTSSVAWTSSDTSKATVDAVTKGKINAVDAGSSTITASFGGVSGTLNINVSPATLSSISIGNDATINQGGTKQFTAIGTYSDNSTADITSLVSWSSATGSVAAITSDSTSADHGKAVGVGAGSSVITATMGSVSGSATLTVNAVTLSSITVSSGGTIAKDGTKQFTATATYSDGSTADVTSQVSWSSSNQSVATISDGSSNKGLATGVAGGSTTITATMNGKTANTTLNVNATETIGDYTVTMPSGLNTGSTPTGDFTGITYQGNPAEVSGFISTSDDSSVSTCAQFGTKILTAISGDTSYVASSSVISSNVPTGVSCTATYNLAVTTKSSQTVTEVSNEFIKIIGTSIPNGSVSNLPVSGATETADTSFRVVIQATYNSTGNELVGVGVSRASTYSSNEGVLNSLLDGTNISTTGTTRLSKVDNFSGSADPKVDFVWVVDNSGSMSQEQASVVNNSVTFFDKLDGKHLDFRLGVITTGNKTSTTDGLPTYNGEDLLGTGWTTSSDGAQAFKDNVNKAGIKGSGTESGVYYAVKALGGFGDTATVSPRTGAKLIFVILSDEGDQYSSYAGSAFDTSSNIFVSNQYKVYSIIGIYDGSVTVSGATIGQPGKCDSNTSENSVYPQATDSNNSTTTYFNLAAATGGSSSTICATDYSAILDNIATQAAATSSSYVLSQTPVSSTISVTVNGATVANDASNGWTYNASTNSIVFAGTAWPAQGATIVVTYEYNQSTAMGSQSDNKLMAYLKAHPGQAGIAGLMALAALGLLTILKLQRRNA, encoded by the coding sequence ATGAAAAGACTCGTTTATATCTCAATAATTCTCATGGTGTTTTCTTCCTGTGTGAAGAAGAAGAAAATTCCCGTTCCTCTATTTTCAGGAATAGCCGGACAGGAAGAAGCTCAAACTTCCTCAGGGGAAGCAAAAGGAAGTGGTAGTACTGCAACAGGTACGGAAAGGAGTTCCGAAGCCCAGCTTGTCAATATAGTGATTGAGCCTGTTGAAGAATCTATTGCTAAAGGTACCAAGTTTAAGTTTAAAGCCACCGGTATTTATAGTGACAATTCAAGAGCTGACTTAAGTTCTCAAGTGACCTGGTCCAGTGATGCTACCGGCATTGCAAATGTAGATGCAAGCGGAATCGCCACAGGTGCTTCAGCGGGTTCATGCAATATTTCTGCAAGCCTGGGAGACCTTTCCGGAAAAGCAAAATTAACCGTTAGTACTGCAACTCTGACTGCTATCCAGGTTTCTCGTTCTGATTCTATTGCTGCGGGAACCTCCGTAGATTATACCGCTGTTGGAGTTTTTTCTGATGGAACCACTCAGGATTTAACCGAATTTGTAGATTGGGGAAGTGCAAATGCTTCAGTAGCCACTGTAAATAATTCTTCGGGTACAAAAGGAACTGTAACCGGTGCCGGTGCAGGAACTACTACTGTAACCGCCAGTTATACTGTAGATGGTAGCACTACTTCAGGTAGTTCCAGTGTCGAAGTTAAAACAGTAACAGTAACCGGAATTACCATTGTTGGTTCTGTAAATGTAGCAAAAGGAAGTATTATCGAGTATAAAGCTATTGCGACTTTCTCGGATGGTTCTACTCAAGATGTAACTTCTCTGGTGAATTGGTCCTCATCGAATGATTCTACTGTTAGCATTGTAAATTCCGGAATTACAAAAGGACAGGCCAGTGCTCTATCAGCAGGTTCAGCCTCTATTTCGGCCAGTTGGAATGGAGTGAATGCTTCAGCCAATTTAACCATCTCTGAAGCCAGCGTAACTTCTCTTATTATTCAGCCTTCTGGATCTTTATCTATTGCAGATGGAACTACTCAGCAATTTAAAGCCATTGCGACTTTCTCAGATGGAACTACCCAGGATGTAACCGACAGGGTAACCTGGACCAGCTCAACCGGTTCTGTTGCTTCTATCAGCAATCAGCTTGGAACTGAAGGTTTAGCTACAGGTTATGCAGTTGGTTCTACTACTATAACAGCTATGCTGGGTTCCAAAACTGCTTCTGCTACTTTGAATGTAAGTGCAGCTACTTTGCAATCTATAGCCATCAGCGGAAATGCAACAGTTGCAAAAGGTGGAAATACCCAGTTAACTGCAACAGGAACTTATTCCGATGGTTCTACTGTTGATATTACAAATCTTGTTACCTGGTCTTCTGACAATACAAATGTAAGTGTTAGTAATGCTTCTTCCGATAGGGGAAAAGCATACGGAGATAATTCAGGAACAAGTAATATTACTGCCAGTCTGGATGGAGTATCAGTCAGTAAGGTGATTACAGTTCCGGTTCCGACTTTGCAAAGTATTAGTATATCCGGAAGTTCTACTATTGCAAAAGGTGGAAGTACCCAGTTAACAGCCATTGGAACCTATTCGGATGGTTCTACAGTGGATTTAACTTCTTCTGTAGCCTGGACTTCTTCTGATACTTCCAAAGCTACTGTGGATGCGGTAACAAAAGGAAAAATAAATGCTGTGGATGCAGGTTCCAGCACAATTACAGCCAGCTTTGGTGGTGTAAGTGGAACTTTGAATATTAATGTTTCTCCTGCTACCTTATCCTCCATTTCTATTGGTAACGATGCTACTATTAATCAGGGTGGAACAAAACAATTTACAGCCATAGGAACTTACTCTGATAATAGCACTGCAGATATTACTTCACTGGTAAGCTGGTCTTCAGCAACAGGTTCAGTAGCAGCCATAACAAGTGATTCTACTTCAGCAGATCACGGTAAAGCTGTTGGTGTAGGAGCCGGAAGTTCTGTAATTACAGCTACTATGGGTTCTGTAAGCGGTTCAGCTACATTGACTGTAAACGCAGTTACACTTAGCTCCATCACTGTTAGTAGCGGTGGAACTATAGCGAAAGATGGAACCAAACAGTTTACAGCTACAGCTACTTACTCAGATGGTTCTACTGCTGATGTTACCTCACAGGTGAGTTGGTCTTCTTCCAATCAGTCTGTTGCCACTATAAGTGATGGTTCTTCGAACAAAGGTCTGGCTACGGGTGTTGCCGGTGGTTCTACTACTATCACGGCTACTATGAATGGAAAAACAGCAAATACAACTCTGAATGTAAATGCTACCGAAACGATTGGTGATTACACTGTAACTATGCCTTCAGGCTTGAATACAGGAAGCACTCCAACAGGTGATTTTACCGGTATCACTTATCAGGGAAATCCGGCTGAAGTATCCGGTTTTATCAGTACTTCAGATGATTCCTCTGTGAGCACCTGTGCACAGTTCGGAACAAAAATCTTGACTGCTATTTCCGGTGATACAAGCTATGTAGCTTCATCAAGTGTTATCTCTTCGAATGTTCCTACAGGAGTGAGCTGTACAGCTACTTATAACCTGGCAGTAACTACAAAAAGTTCTCAAACTGTAACCGAAGTTTCTAACGAGTTTATAAAAATAATCGGAACTTCTATCCCGAATGGTTCTGTAAGTAATTTACCCGTCAGTGGTGCTACTGAAACTGCTGATACATCTTTTCGTGTTGTTATCCAGGCCACTTATAATAGTACAGGAAATGAATTAGTGGGTGTGGGTGTAAGCCGTGCTTCTACTTATTCTTCTAATGAAGGTGTTCTGAATAGTCTTCTGGATGGAACCAACATCAGCACAACAGGAACTACAAGACTGAGTAAAGTAGACAACTTCTCGGGAAGTGCAGATCCTAAAGTTGACTTTGTTTGGGTTGTGGACAACTCCGGTTCTATGAGTCAGGAACAGGCCAGTGTGGTGAATAATTCTGTAACTTTCTTCGACAAACTGGATGGTAAACACCTCGATTTCAGACTCGGAGTGATTACAACAGGTAATAAAACCAGCACAACTGATGGACTTCCTACTTATAACGGTGAAGACCTTCTCGGAACAGGTTGGACTACTTCGTCTGATGGTGCACAGGCCTTCAAAGATAACGTAAATAAAGCCGGTATTAAAGGTAGTGGAACTGAATCCGGAGTTTACTATGCCGTAAAAGCACTGGGTGGATTTGGGGATACTGCAACCGTTTCTCCGAGAACAGGTGCTAAACTTATCTTCGTAATCCTTTCCGATGAAGGAGATCAGTACAGCTCTTATGCAGGCTCTGCTTTTGATACAAGCAGTAACATATTCGTAAGTAACCAGTATAAAGTTTACTCTATTATTGGTATCTATGATGGTTCTGTAACTGTAAGCGGTGCGACTATAGGACAACCGGGTAAATGTGATTCCAATACTTCTGAAAACTCGGTTTATCCTCAGGCTACTGACTCTAATAACTCAACCACAACTTACTTTAACTTAGCTGCAGCAACCGGTGGTTCTTCTTCTACTATATGTGCCACAGATTACTCAGCTATTCTTGACAACATTGCGACTCAAGCTGCTGCGACTTCTTCCAGCTACGTTCTAAGTCAAACTCCTGTTTCCAGCACAATTTCTGTGACTGTGAACGGAGCTACAGTTGCCAATGATGCAAGTAATGGATGGACTTACAATGCCAGCACAAATTCCATCGTGTTTGCCGGAACCGCCTGGCCAGCACAGGGAGCTACTATTGTAGTGACTTATGAATATAATCAATCTACTGCAATGGGATCTCAGTCTGACAATAAGCTTATGGCTTATCTGAAGGCTCATCCGGGACAGGCAGGAATTGCAGGCCTAATGGCTCTTGCAGCTCTTGGCTTACTGACTATCCTGAAACTTCAAAGAAGAAACGCATAA
- a CDS encoding YeeE/YedE family protein gives MIEKFWPYWYGGPAIAAVAILVLSIGGNYLAVTRGYVSACSIFTKKPYFHRKEMGGPFGFRTFFIIGIVIGGFLAAIINADYEPSFALGVFDTIWGNNPVIKALVLLTGGFLWGYGSRMAKGCTSGNSISGISRGSQASVVTSIFFVIGGSIMTHILEYIVRGKL, from the coding sequence ATGATAGAAAAATTTTGGCCGTACTGGTATGGAGGCCCTGCTATTGCAGCAGTTGCTATTCTGGTTTTGTCTATTGGGGGAAATTATCTCGCCGTCACCAGGGGTTATGTTAGTGCTTGTTCCATTTTCACAAAAAAACCATATTTTCACAGAAAAGAAATGGGAGGTCCATTCGGATTTAGGACTTTTTTTATTATAGGTATTGTTATAGGAGGTTTTCTTGCAGCTATTATAAATGCCGATTATGAACCCTCTTTTGCACTCGGAGTTTTCGATACAATCTGGGGAAATAATCCTGTAATAAAAGCTCTTGTTTTACTTACTGGTGGATTTCTCTGGGGATACGGTTCGAGAATGGCAAAAGGCTGCACTTCGGGAAATTCAATCTCCGGAATATCCAGAGGTTCCCAGGCAAGTGTAGTTACCAGTATTTTCTTTGTTATCGGCGGGAGTATTATGACCCATATATTAGAATATATAGTCAGGGGGAAATTATGA
- a CDS encoding LptF/LptG family permease gives MSGVDDSNTKKGSDLRTVRLSSVSDLPADFKVHTDVHRWSPYKWIPVLNLYIFTEIIGPFVVALSFFTMIYMAMALQKMVGLIVGKGVDPIRLLDYFSYVVINTLPNTIPMACLMSGIMAAGRLSGDSEITAMRSAGVSFGKIYSNFLFFGFIMALLVAYLNFEVVPRNTMKMDEFNNWIVAYNPMLAVTPGQFSGDNHQETFQSRARTMYTEGLNRETGQLRGVQIREWEIFLEGNEYIRHNNQMIPMGGSRITQIISAKKGYTIEKLNSNGKYEKSIRLQEGFLVEWDEKRNGFSIVNFLNGEMDYNLPSKSNESRIMNLNVKPETFSFPMLFHIRNSIQSEGLEKIPGLEILKEYGLSIKGIKGLKDLILQMKLEIIKGAAEKSLSPEELSNRFAVYTQLTKLLKDSQKTITAFNIEINRRVAMPISCQIFFFLSFPLGLVVKRSGKGMSFTLAVIFLFIYYALFIAGENISYNPKVPDWIGPWLANITIAILSIYIMLSRTDITLKDTLWGKAYLALLKKLQPVSHFFSKIFSPIGRIFTFLWKYIRPVFFPLIFLFRNLYFYYLKLRHFIRMFFRKDES, from the coding sequence ATACATCTTTACTGAAATTATTGGTCCTTTTGTGGTGGCACTTTCTTTTTTCACCATGATCTATATGGCGATGGCTCTCCAGAAGATGGTAGGGCTTATCGTCGGAAAGGGAGTAGATCCCATTCGTCTTTTGGACTACTTTTCTTATGTTGTAATAAATACTCTTCCCAATACGATACCTATGGCCTGCCTGATGAGTGGAATCATGGCTGCCGGTAGGTTATCCGGTGACTCCGAAATAACCGCCATGCGTTCTGCCGGTGTGAGCTTTGGAAAGATTTATTCTAATTTCCTATTTTTTGGGTTTATCATGGCTCTTTTAGTTGCTTATTTAAATTTTGAAGTTGTTCCCCGTAATACTATGAAAATGGATGAGTTTAATAACTGGATTGTAGCCTACAATCCCATGTTGGCCGTGACTCCGGGACAATTTAGTGGAGATAATCACCAGGAGACTTTTCAATCCAGAGCCAGAACTATGTATACAGAAGGTTTAAATCGTGAGACAGGCCAATTACGGGGGGTCCAAATTCGAGAGTGGGAAATTTTTTTAGAAGGAAATGAATATATAAGGCATAATAATCAAATGATTCCCATGGGAGGTTCGAGAATAACCCAGATTATTTCTGCAAAAAAAGGTTATACCATAGAGAAATTAAACTCAAATGGAAAGTATGAAAAATCTATCCGTCTTCAGGAAGGATTTCTTGTGGAATGGGATGAAAAACGAAACGGTTTTTCTATTGTAAATTTTTTAAACGGAGAGATGGATTATAATCTTCCCAGCAAAAGCAATGAAAGCCGTATAATGAATTTGAATGTAAAACCTGAAACCTTTTCTTTTCCTATGCTATTCCATATTCGAAATAGTATTCAGAGTGAGGGTCTGGAAAAAATTCCCGGTCTAGAAATTTTAAAAGAATACGGACTCAGTATTAAGGGCATCAAGGGTCTCAAGGATCTGATTCTCCAGATGAAGCTGGAAATTATCAAGGGTGCAGCTGAAAAAAGTCTCAGCCCGGAAGAGTTATCCAATCGATTTGCTGTCTATACACAACTTACTAAACTATTAAAAGATTCACAAAAAACCATTACCGCTTTCAATATTGAAATAAACCGTCGTGTGGCTATGCCAATTTCCTGTCAAATTTTCTTCTTTCTTTCCTTTCCTCTGGGACTTGTTGTAAAAAGATCCGGAAAAGGAATGAGTTTTACCCTTGCTGTGATTTTTCTGTTTATTTACTATGCACTTTTTATAGCCGGGGAAAATATTTCCTATAATCCCAAAGTTCCGGATTGGATAGGACCCTGGCTGGCCAATATTACCATTGCTATTTTGAGTATTTATATCATGCTCAGTCGAACTGATATAACCCTTAAAGATACCCTTTGGGGAAAAGCCTACCTGGCTTTACTAAAAAAGTTACAACCTGTTTCCCATTTTTTTAGCAAAATATTCTCACCAATTGGGCGAATTTTTACTTTCCTATGGAAATATATCCGACCTGTCTTTTTTCCTCTTATATTTCTTTTTCGCAACCTGTATTTTTACTATTTAAAGCTTCGCCATTTCATCCGGATGTTTTTTCGAAAGGATGAATCCTGA
- a CDS encoding aminotransferase class I/II-fold pyridoxal phosphate-dependent enzyme: MENLNHFETLAIRTRMKEKGREHCSPIYMSSSFTFENAEEARAMFADEIEGNIYTRFSNPNTSELIEKICLMEGADDGFATASGMSAIFTSIAAFLNKGDHLLVSRSVFGSTHQIVTQILPRWGIEFTYVDIDKPEEWEKEIRSNTKMCFVETPSNPSLDLIDLEWLGKLCKSKGVLLNVDNCFCTPYLQNPIQYGADIVMHSTTKFIDGQGRTIGGIIVSNKKLTEKIRFFARHTGPAMSPFNAWILSKSLETLHVRMDRHCENALKLAEYLKQHKEVEEVIYPHLSSHPQYELAKKQMRLGGGIVTFLVKGGMEKGKKFLDSNKNLSFTANLGDTRTIITHPASTTHSKLSDTEREKVGILPGTIRVSVGLEHIEDIIQEIDKMLNL, encoded by the coding sequence TTGGAGAATTTAAATCATTTTGAAACTCTTGCGATTCGCACAAGAATGAAAGAAAAAGGTAGGGAGCATTGTAGTCCCATTTATATGAGTTCCAGTTTCACTTTTGAAAATGCAGAAGAAGCAAGAGCGATGTTTGCTGATGAAATAGAGGGAAATATATATACACGTTTTTCCAATCCCAATACTTCTGAGCTGATTGAAAAGATATGTTTAATGGAAGGAGCTGATGATGGATTTGCTACAGCTTCCGGTATGTCTGCTATTTTTACGAGTATCGCAGCTTTTTTAAATAAAGGAGATCATTTACTTGTTTCTCGATCTGTATTTGGCTCTACTCATCAAATTGTAACTCAGATTTTACCTCGCTGGGGAATTGAGTTTACATACGTGGATATAGATAAACCTGAAGAATGGGAAAAAGAAATTCGTTCTAATACAAAAATGTGCTTTGTAGAAACTCCCTCTAATCCCTCTCTGGACTTAATCGATTTGGAATGGTTGGGAAAGCTTTGTAAATCAAAAGGTGTTCTATTGAATGTAGACAATTGTTTCTGTACCCCTTATTTGCAGAATCCTATCCAATATGGTGCTGATATAGTTATGCACTCTACTACCAAGTTTATTGACGGACAGGGGAGAACTATAGGAGGAATTATTGTATCCAATAAGAAATTAACAGAGAAAATCCGGTTTTTTGCAAGACATACGGGTCCTGCTATGTCACCCTTCAATGCCTGGATTCTTTCCAAGAGCCTTGAAACTTTACATGTAAGAATGGACAGGCATTGTGAGAACGCTCTTAAACTCGCTGAATATTTAAAACAACATAAGGAAGTTGAAGAAGTTATTTATCCGCATTTATCTTCTCACCCTCAGTATGAACTGGCAAAAAAGCAGATGAGATTGGGGGGAGGGATTGTAACTTTTTTAGTTAAGGGGGGAATGGAGAAAGGAAAGAAGTTTTTAGATTCCAATAAGAACTTGTCCTTTACGGCAAATTTGGGAGATACCAGAACTATCATTACCCATCCGGCATCTACTACTCATTCCAAATTAAGTGATACTGAAAGAGAAAAAGTAGGCATATTACCGGGGACTATTCGGGTGTCGGTGGGGCTGGAGCATATTGAGGATATTATTCAAGAAATTGATAAGATGCTAAATTTGTAG